One genomic region from Branchiostoma lanceolatum isolate klBraLanc5 chromosome 7, klBraLanc5.hap2, whole genome shotgun sequence encodes:
- the LOC136438984 gene encoding alpha-N-acetylneuraminide alpha-2,8-sialyltransferase-like isoform X1, producing MKLRSFTRFTQIIFLLCSHSILLLWIHRNVTSEKCFRQCKKRLALRNLMQHTEQTSTDLKHGGQTSTDRGQVDAEFHATPFLGFNLTAIKEFRAAVEKRTKLRQYLFVTKNNTKLGERFRCLETDEWVLDPGSIRITEKNFYKKLPQESPVKANRTFRACSVVGNAGMLRNSSCGREIDSSIFVFRSNFPPIGGEYNDDVGTKTQFLTANPSIFAKFYKNLKKTADKKSLAEDLKRYGHALVWTHPFHLKRYADVTLRAHDATRKFKTQNPVLFSHPKFLRNLTAFWNEHGMKAVRASTGLALATIAASLCDQVTLYGFWPFPFYRGRALSYHYYDRAVIGDVLFQNKTLEYYLLTNFHPYHNFTEEFLILQKMQGKGILKVQVGECQGTGSST from the exons ATGAAGCTGCGGTCCTTCACACGTTTTACACAGATTATCTTCCTACTGTGCAGTCACAGCATTCTGCTGCTGTGGATACATAG GAATGTAACGAGTGAAAAGTGCTTCAGGCAATGTAAGAAGAGACTTGCACTGCGCAACCTCATGCAACATACCGAACAGACGTCAACTGACTTGAAACATGGTGGACAAACGTCAACGGACAGAGGTCAAGTTGATGCCGAGTTTCACGCCACGCCCTTTCTTGGCTTCAACTTGACTGCAATCAAGGAGTTCAG AGCGGCTGTTGAGAAGAGAACGAAGCTGCGACAATACCTGTTCGTCACTAAGAACAACACCAAACTCGGGGAGAGGTTCAGATGTCTTGAGACGGACGAGTGGGTCCTGGACCCCGGCTCTATCCGCATCACAGAGAAAAACTTCTACAAGAAACTGCCACAG GAATCCCCTGTGAAAGCCAACAGGACCTTCCGGGCGTGCAGTGTTGTTGGTAACGCGGGCATGCTACGGAATTCTTCCTGTGGGAGAGAGATAGATTCGTCCATTTTTGTCTTCAG GAGTAATTTTCCACCAATCGGTGGTGAGTATAACGATGACGTGGGGACAAAGACCCAATTTCTCACTGCCAACCCGTCAATCTTTGCCAAGTT TTATAAAAACCTGAAGAAGACCGCCGATAAGAAGTCTCTGGCGGAAGATCTCAAGCGGTATGGTCATGCGCTGGTGTGGACGCATCCTTTTCATCTGAAGAGATATGCAGAT GTAACGTTACGGGCACATGACGCGACGAGAAAGTTCAAGACCCAGAACCCGGTCCTATTTTCCCATCCAAAATTCCTGCGCAATCTTACTGCGTTCTGGAATGAGCATGGTATGAAAGCAGTAAGGGCCAGCACAG GTCTCGCTCTGGCGACCATCGCAGCCTCCCTGTGCGACCAGGTGACCCTGTACGGTTTCTGGCCTTTTCCTTTCTACCGCGGGAGGGCGCTGTCGTACCACTACTACGACCGAGCCGTGATCGGAGACGTGCTGTTCCAGAACAAAACGCTAGAGTACTACCTGTTAACGAACTTCCATCCCTACCACAACTTCACGGAGGAGTTCTTGATATTACAGAAGATGCAGGGGAAGGGCATACTAAAGGTGCAGGTGGGAGAATGCCAGGGTACAGGGAGTTCCACATGA
- the LOC136438984 gene encoding alpha-N-acetylneuraminide alpha-2,8-sialyltransferase-like isoform X2 has translation MQHTEQTSTDLKHGGQTSTDRGQVDAEFHATPFLGFNLTAIKEFRAAVEKRTKLRQYLFVTKNNTKLGERFRCLETDEWVLDPGSIRITEKNFYKKLPQESPVKANRTFRACSVVGNAGMLRNSSCGREIDSSIFVFRSNFPPIGGEYNDDVGTKTQFLTANPSIFAKFYKNLKKTADKKSLAEDLKRYGHALVWTHPFHLKRYADVTLRAHDATRKFKTQNPVLFSHPKFLRNLTAFWNEHGMKAVRASTGLALATIAASLCDQVTLYGFWPFPFYRGRALSYHYYDRAVIGDVLFQNKTLEYYLLTNFHPYHNFTEEFLILQKMQGKGILKVQVGECQGTGSST, from the exons ATGCAACATACCGAACAGACGTCAACTGACTTGAAACATGGTGGACAAACGTCAACGGACAGAGGTCAAGTTGATGCCGAGTTTCACGCCACGCCCTTTCTTGGCTTCAACTTGACTGCAATCAAGGAGTTCAG AGCGGCTGTTGAGAAGAGAACGAAGCTGCGACAATACCTGTTCGTCACTAAGAACAACACCAAACTCGGGGAGAGGTTCAGATGTCTTGAGACGGACGAGTGGGTCCTGGACCCCGGCTCTATCCGCATCACAGAGAAAAACTTCTACAAGAAACTGCCACAG GAATCCCCTGTGAAAGCCAACAGGACCTTCCGGGCGTGCAGTGTTGTTGGTAACGCGGGCATGCTACGGAATTCTTCCTGTGGGAGAGAGATAGATTCGTCCATTTTTGTCTTCAG GAGTAATTTTCCACCAATCGGTGGTGAGTATAACGATGACGTGGGGACAAAGACCCAATTTCTCACTGCCAACCCGTCAATCTTTGCCAAGTT TTATAAAAACCTGAAGAAGACCGCCGATAAGAAGTCTCTGGCGGAAGATCTCAAGCGGTATGGTCATGCGCTGGTGTGGACGCATCCTTTTCATCTGAAGAGATATGCAGAT GTAACGTTACGGGCACATGACGCGACGAGAAAGTTCAAGACCCAGAACCCGGTCCTATTTTCCCATCCAAAATTCCTGCGCAATCTTACTGCGTTCTGGAATGAGCATGGTATGAAAGCAGTAAGGGCCAGCACAG GTCTCGCTCTGGCGACCATCGCAGCCTCCCTGTGCGACCAGGTGACCCTGTACGGTTTCTGGCCTTTTCCTTTCTACCGCGGGAGGGCGCTGTCGTACCACTACTACGACCGAGCCGTGATCGGAGACGTGCTGTTCCAGAACAAAACGCTAGAGTACTACCTGTTAACGAACTTCCATCCCTACCACAACTTCACGGAGGAGTTCTTGATATTACAGAAGATGCAGGGGAAGGGCATACTAAAGGTGCAGGTGGGAGAATGCCAGGGTACAGGGAGTTCCACATGA